Proteins encoded by one window of Arabidopsis thaliana chromosome 2, partial sequence:
- a CDS encoding serine/arginine repetitive matrix-like protein (unknown protein; FUNCTIONS IN: molecular_function unknown; INVOLVED IN: biological_process unknown; LOCATED IN: chloroplast; EXPRESSED IN: 23 plant structures; EXPRESSED DURING: 14 growth stages; BEST Arabidopsis thaliana protein match is: unknown protein (TAIR:AT4G32020.1); Has 30 Blast hits to 30 proteins in 7 species: Archae - 0; Bacteria - 0; Metazoa - 0; Fungi - 2; Plants - 28; Viruses - 0; Other Eukaryotes - 0 (source: NCBI BLink).): MGVAVLHPHDSIINHFSTNTSPPLRHKKPITNRRRRSPSSHQSQISHPPPSPHNHTNHVRILKRGEDINVKIPIEKPDLKSNRQIGSDPMKISTPIRISNRKSMPALFYAGPVTSTSPPPSEVPLPAFFANKTVAGFKPTDATNDLIKILRLDIA; this comes from the coding sequence ATGGGAGTCGCTGTTCTTCATCCTCATGATTCTATAATCAATCATTTCTCCACAAACACGTCCCCTCCTCTCCGTCATAAAAAACCGATCACCAATCGCCGTCGCCGGAGTCCGTCAAGTCACCAATCCCAGATCTCTCATCCTCCTCCGTCTCCTCATAACCACACCAATCATGTACGAATTCTGAAGCGTGGCGAAGATATCAACGTTAAGATACCGATTGAAAAACCAGATCTGAAATCTAATCGTCAGATCGGATCAGATCCGATGAAAATTTCGACTCCGATCAGAATTTCAAATCGGAAATCCATGCCGGCTTTGTTTTACGCTGGTCCAGTCACATCAACATCTCCGCCGCCGAGTGAAGTCCCTTTACCGGCTTTCTTCGCTAATAAAACCGTCGCCGGATTCAAACCGACCGATGCAACCAACGATCTGATCAAAATCCTGCGATTAGATATCGCATGA
- the CCP3 gene encoding Serine protease inhibitor (SERPIN) family protein (Serine protease inhibitor (SERPIN) family protein; FUNCTIONS IN: serine-type endopeptidase inhibitor activity; INVOLVED IN: biological_process unknown; LOCATED IN: cellular_component unknown; CONTAINS InterPro DOMAIN/s: Protease inhibitor I4, serpin, plant (InterPro:IPR015554), Protease inhibitor I4, serpin (InterPro:IPR000215); BEST Arabidopsis thaliana protein match is: Serine protease inhibitor (SERPIN) family protein (TAIR:AT2G26390.1); Has 30201 Blast hits to 17322 proteins in 780 species: Archae - 12; Bacteria - 1396; Metazoa - 17338; Fungi - 3422; Plants - 5037; Viruses - 0; Other Eukaryotes - 2996 (source: NCBI BLink).) → MELGKSIENHNDVVVRLTKHVIATVANGSNLVFSPISINVLLSLIAAGSCSVTKEQILSFLMLPSTDHLNLVLAQIIDGGTEKSDLRLSIANGVWIDKFFSLKLSFKDLLENSYKATCSQVDFASKPSEVIDEVNTWAEVHTNGLIKQILSRDSIDTIRSSTLVLANAVYFKGAWSSKFDANMTKKNDFHLLDGTSVKVPFMTNYEDQYLRSYDGFKVLRLPYIEDQRQFSMYIYLPNDKEGLAPLLEKIGSEPSFFDNHIPLHCISVGAFRIPKFKFSFEFNASEVLKDMGLTSPFNNGGGLTEMVDSPSNGDDLYVSSILHKACIEVDEEGTEAAAVSVGVVSCTSFRRNPDFVADRPFLFTVREDKSGVILFMGQVLDPSKH, encoded by the exons ATGGAGTTGGGAAAATCGATTGAGAACCATAACGACGTTGTGGTAAGACTAACGAAGCATGTCATCGCTACCGTCGCCAATGGCTCCAATCTTGTCTTCTCACCGATATCAATCAACGTTTTGCTCAGCCTCATCGCGGCAGGTTCATGTTCAGTCACCAAAGAACAAATCCTCTCATTCCTCATGTTACCGTCAACGGATCACCTCAACCTAGTCTTGGCTCAGATCATCGACGGCGGCACCGAGAAAAGTGATTTGCGCTTGTCTATAGCCAATGGTGTTTGGATAGACAAGTTTTTCTCCTTGAAGCTTTCCTTTAAAGACCTTTTGGAGAATTCTTACAAGGCAACTTGTAGTCAAGTTGACTTCGCAAGCAAG CCTTCTGAAGTGATTGATGAGGTGAATACATGGGCTGAAGTCCACACCAATGGACTCATCAAGCAGATTCTTTCACGCGATTCTATCGATACTATCCGTAGCAGCACACTCGTTCTTGCAAATGCTGTATATTTCAAAGGAGCGTGGAGCAGTAAATTTGATGCaaacatgacaaaaaaaaacgattttcatcttcttgatgGTACCTCGGTGAAAGTCCCCTTTATGACCAATTACGAGGACCAGTACCTAAGAAGCTATGATGGTTTCAAAGTTTTGCGCCTCCCTTATATAGAGGATCAACGTCAATTCTCCATGTACATTTATCTGCCTAATGATAAAGAAGGATTAGCTCCTCTGCTTGAGAAGATAGGCTCCGAACCAAGTTTCTTCGATAACCATATTCCGCTCCACTGTATATCAGTTGGTGCTTTTAGAATCCCAAAGTTTAAATTCTCTTTCGAGTTTAATGCTTCAGAAGTTCTGAAAGATATGGGGCTGACTTCACCATTTAATAATGGAGGTGGTTTAACTGAGATGGTTGATTCACCTTCCAATGGTGACGATCTATACGTCTCAAGCATTCTTCATAAAGCTTGTATTGAAGTGGATGAAGAGGGAACCGAAGCTGCAGCCGTCTCTGTTGGCGTCGTAAGTTGCACTTCTTTTAGGCGGAATCCCGATTTCGTAGCTGACCGTCCATTTCTGTTCACTGTCAGAGAAGACAAGAGTGGAGTGATTTTGTTCATGGGTCAAGTTCTTGATCCTTCAAAACATTGA
- the MYB100 gene encoding myb domain protein 100 (myb domain protein 100 (MYB100); CONTAINS InterPro DOMAIN/s: SANT, DNA-binding (InterPro:IPR001005), Homeodomain-like (InterPro:IPR009057), Myb, DNA-binding (InterPro:IPR014778), HTH transcriptional regulator, Myb-type, DNA-binding (InterPro:IPR017930), Homeodomain-related (InterPro:IPR012287), Myb transcription factor (InterPro:IPR015495); BEST Arabidopsis thaliana protein match is: myb domain protein 22 (TAIR:AT5G40430.1); Has 8885 Blast hits to 7956 proteins in 557 species: Archae - 0; Bacteria - 3; Metazoa - 867; Fungi - 587; Plants - 5399; Viruses - 3; Other Eukaryotes - 2026 (source: NCBI BLink).) — protein sequence MKKNYQKKNIKVVSTSKYLKKSDIDKVNWTESEDIKLKEIMALGPKNKWTKVAKKFEGRTGKQCRERWYNHARPNIKKTAWSEEEDQILIEAHKVLGTKWVEIAQQLPGRSDNNIKNHWNTTKRRVQNKRGGTVNPVGNNILENYIRCITINNEDFLKTDGSYGEPTNIESDDDSKDMLYGEMNLSLETITTQTTKPLTNASTTSPYVQMPEDNYTMEDCESLEDILELLRWWE from the exons atgaaaaaaaattatcaaaagaagaatataaagGTGGTGAGCACAAGcaaatatttgaagaaaagTGACATCGACAAAGTAAACTGGACAGAATCTGAGGACAT aaaattgaaagagaTAATGGCGCTTGGacccaaaaacaaatggaCAAAGGTCGCAAAAAAATTCGAAGGAAGAACAGGAAAACAATGCAGAGAGAGGTGGTATAACCATGCTCGTCCTAACATTAAG AAAACTGCttggagtgaagaagaagatcaaattttgattgaagCACACAAAGTACTTGGTACCAAATGGGTCGAGATCGCACAGCAACTTCCGGGGAGGAGCGATAACAATATTAAGAACCATTGGAACACCACAAAGCGTCGGGTGCAAAATAAAAGAGGTGGAACTGTCAACCCTGTCGGCAATAACATCCTTGAAAACTACATAAGGTGTATCACAATCAACAACGAAGATTTTCTTAAGACCGATGGATCTTATGGTGAACCGACAAACATTGAGAGTGATGATGACTCTAAAGATATGTTATACGGGGAGATGAATTTGAGTCTAGAGACTATAACGACGCAGACCACCAAACCATTGACCAATGCTTCTACAACATCACCTTATGTTCAGATGCCAGAAGATAATTATACTATGGAGGATTGTGAATCACTGGAGGACATTCTAGAGCTGCTGCGTTGGTGGGAATAA